Sequence from the Luteibacter aegosomaticola genome:
AAAAACCCGGCGCGAGGCCGGGTTTTAAAAATTCGATGGTGGGCGGTACAAGGATCGAACTTGTGACACCTGCCGTGTGAAGGCAGTGCTCTACCGCTGAGCTAACCGCCCATCGAGCCGCGAATCATACGGGTTCAGTCAACCCCAGTCAACCAGTCCCCGGGCTGCAGGAGCCCGACGCGGCGTCGCCGGCTTGCGCCGGCAGCTCGACCACGCCAGCGCGGCCGGAGGCCTGGACATCGAAGCGGCGCCCGGTGGCCCGGCCCGTACTTTCACCCACCGTCTCGTTGCCGTGGCGGGCACACAGGAACGCGCTAAACGTACCGATCGTGGATGCCCCGCGGGGGTTGAACGTGATGATTTTCGCCGCGTCGGTGACCATGATAGACACCTTCTGGGCACCCTCATTGATGCGTACGAGCTCGTTCCCTTCCTCGTACGCCTTGCCGGCTGCGGACGCGACGTAAACCAGGTAGCCCGCACTGTAATCCTTCGAATCGGAGCAGCTGGGCTTATCCGCAGTCGCGTTCGTCGACGGGCAGACCGACACGAAGATATTACGGGTGATGGCCGTCGAGCGCGCCATGCGCAGGGTCGTGAGGAACTCGTTGGTGTTGCTGCTGACGTCGTTCCGGCGGACGAAATCGACGAAAGATGGCGCAGCGATGGCCAACAGGATCGCCAGCACCGTGATGGTCACCATCAGCTCGACCAACGTAAAGCCCTGCGCACCGCGACGGCCGCCACTCACTTGGCACCTCCATCGCACCACGCTGCCACGTCACGCTTCGCATTATTGCGCGCGGCCTCCAGTTCGTCCTGGTCCATGCGCCGGGCCGAGGTCGGGTCGCTGCTGTTCACCACCATCGCACTGCCGGCCACCGTAGAGGCATTCGCCTTCGCGTTTTCGCAGTTCCGCGTGCGTGCGGCCGTTTCGGCCGAAGCCAATTTCGCATCGGAACCCGCTGCCGGCTGCGGCTGCCCCGGGGTTGCCGCCTGCGACGAAGGCACGGCCGCTTTCGCGTTGAGCCGCATATGGCTGGCGTTTTCGTTCGGCGGCGGCTGGTCGGCGTAATGGACGACGCCCGAGCTATCGGTCCACTTGTAGACGTTGGTGCTCTGTGCCGATACGGCCGAAGACACGACCGCGCTCAGGAGGACGATAGCGGCTAAGTGCTTCATGAGCGGTTCCAGCAGGCGGGATCGTTGGCGGTGGAGCCGGTGGAACCGCGTACGCCCAGGTTGGTAAGCGTCAGCGTCTGGCACGCGGTGTCGTCCTTTTGCTGAGCACCCTCTGCGGTCGCCCTCACGGTATATCCCGTCGACGACGCCGACGGGATATCGATGCTGTACAACTCACCGGCCATGGTGCTTTGCGCGTTCAGCTTGGTGAGATCGTTCGTGTACGCATTGTTCGAGTAGTAGAAACGCTCCTGTCGGGCGCCAAGATCGGACAATACCGACTGCGCGTCCACGCGATGCGAGCGCACCACGTAGCGGCGGTATTGCGGAATAGCCACGGCCGCCAGGATCGAGATGATCAGCACCACGATCACCAGCTCCAGCAAGGTGAAGCCGCGCGCTTTCAGGCTACGAAGGTTGCGTTCCATCACTTGTTCCCCAGGGGTTCGCGCCAGGACGTCTCGCCGCTAGTCACCGGATTAAGCGTCGCCACGTCCTTACAGACGATGGCACCCGTCGACGTCTGCGTGCAGGCCGTCACCGTCTTTGAGCCATTGCGGTCCGACGTGTTGTCACCCGCATGCAGGGACGGCGGCGCCGGCATGCCCTGGCCAAGCGACATCGAGTCGGAAATGCGCCCGTTGGAGCCCGTGCCGAAGATCGGCGCCGTCGGCGAGGCCGTGCCCGTCTTGTAGTTGCTACCGATCAGGTACGACGCGCCAAGGCCCGTGCAGATCGACGTACCCGGGATATAGGTCGCGGTCAGCAGGATGTCGCCCAGCAGGGTCTGGGCACTCACCACGCGCTCGGACGGGTTGGTGCTGTTGACCTGGAGATTCCGGTACCAGCCGGCGACGCCCGACGAATCGAAGATCGCCTGCAGCGCATCAAAGGTAGCGGTGCCCTTCGGGATGAGTGGGTTGTCGTCGGTGCCGGTGATGGACTGGTTCGCGAAGATGTTCAATCCCGTCACGTTGACGAGGTTAGACAGCGTCACCTTGGTACTCGCCTGCGGATCGCCACTCGTCAGCAACGACGTATCGATCAAGCCAAAGATGCGCTGCTGCCCTGCGGTAGCCTTGTCGGTAGAGCTGAACAGTCGGCCGGTACCGAAGAACGCCATCGGCGCGCCGCGGTCGTTGCGGGCCAGCGTCGGGCGAACAGTCACCGGCATGCCAGCTGGCGCGAGCGTCGCATCCGACATGTTCAACATCAGCGAAGCGGTCCAGTTCGCCGGCGCAGGATCACCATTGATGGCGATCTTCCAGAAATGCCCGCCAAACTCGCTGTTGTTCGAGCCGCGATCGAAGACGCTGCCGAAGTAGAACGCCTCGGCCTTGTCGTCGAGATTGAAGTCCGAAGCGATCAGATCGCCTGCGAAGCTGGTCTTGCCGACTTCGTTCACCGTACCGAGATCAAACACCTTCGGGTTGATGGCCGGCGTGGCGGCGGTAAGGTCCGCCATGTCATAGACATTCACCTTCAGGTTCTGGGTCGAACCGACGCGAGTGATGTCCGTCGGGCCAGAACCAAGAGCGAGGAAGAACTTGTTCGGCGCATCCTTCGCATCCGACGGGTCGCGAACCACGGCCATCGCGGGTGCGGACGTCGTCCATGTACCCGGGAAGCTGAGCTCCGCCAACACGCGAGGCTGGGCCTCCGGATTGGTCACATCGAGCACGACGTAAGACGACTGCGCCGTGAACGGCTTCGGGTCCTTCGTATCGGTCGACGTCGGTACCGTGATCGAACCACCACCCAGGCGGAACGGCACCACCAGCACCGTGCCCCAACCATTGATGTGCACCGTGTCATCGGGCGTGAAGGTCTTCACGTCGAAGGCGACCGGGCTGCCGTCCACGTAGTACGTGTGCGAGTAGTTCGGATCCGTCAGCCAGCGCAGGTGCGGTAGTTCATTGCCCGGTACATACGCCCACACCTCGGCACCGAGCGGGTGCGCGGTCATTGCCTTGACCACCGTGTCGGCAACGTTGTGGTTGGTCGCGGTGCACACCGCGCCAGAGGGCTGGGTCGTGAAGCGCTGGCAGCTCGTGTTGTAGAAGCCGCCATTGAAGGCATGGATCATGCCGTCGTTCGCGCCCACGTAAACCATCTGGCGACGGTAGCGGTAGTAATCGCGGAAGGCGGCGTACGAACTGTCGTTGTACAGGAGGTCATACGATTCGGAGGGCGCCCCGACAGCCAGCGGCGTCGAGTTAACAATATCGCCAAGGCGCGCGACACGACCCAGCTGCGCCGTCGCCGTGCCGAAATCGACCGTGCGGTTGCGCATGCCCGAGACTTCTACACCACGGATCCAGCTGATGATGTTTTGCGCTTCTGCGGCCGTATTGGTGTTGAGGTAGCGGAAGTTGTTCGAGTTAAAGGACGTCTTGCCCGCGGAATCCCAGGCAAACGGCACGACTTCACCGGCATCCACCTTGCCGTTGAGGTTTGAGTCGATCCACGTGAAGACATACCGACCGTTTGCCGGGGTCTCGGCGGTGGTATACGTGCGCTGGGTACCCGCGACCATGGCGGGGTCGAACAACTGGGTGCGCACGTTCCACAGCGTATTGAGATCACTGAGTTCCACGATCGTGGAGCCCGATGGAATGAACGTGTCATTGCTCGACGACGAGAAGCGGTTAGCCACCGTCTTACCGCCACCGGTCTGGTAGGTATACGTGATGACCGGGTCGGTGTTGTAGTCGTCGAGCTGCCCGTTGTGGTTGCCATCTTCGCGCAGCAGGCCGTGCTGGTCGGTCCACAGGCCGGTCAGCGAGCCAATCCAGGTCGCGCGACGGCCCGACGTATCGGTACGCTCACCTTCGTAGAGGGCCTGGTACGTCACGCCAGTGCCGTTGGCACTTGTCGCTACCGTGGCAGCCGCCGTACCCGATGCCACCTTCGCGAGGATCTTGCGGAAGAGCGCATCCAGCGAGGTCTGCAGCTTGCCCGGATCGGTGACGAGGAAGTAGTTATCCGGTACGCCGCCGTTGCCTGCGCTGCTCCACTTGGTGATGTCATTCGGATCCGCGTCGTTCGCCGGGGTATCCGTGCCGTCCGGCTTGGTGGGATCCGCGCGGAAGCCACCCCACTTCGCGGCGTAAAGCAGCGGATCGCTCAACGCAGACGCATTGGTGCTGCCCACCTTGTAGACACCCACCGTCGCAGGGTCGGTGACCTGGCAGTTATTGCAACCACCGCCGTTATCGATGACGCCATTGCCCAGCAACGAATTGCCGCTCGTGTCCTGGACCTTGATGCTCGTGGGATCCTTGTACTGGAAGTTATAGATCCCCGAATGGAAGTGCGGACCATCCTGGGTCGTGCCCGAAATGACGTAGCCGAAGCCCTGCCCGTTGGTCGTCGAGGCAGCCACCGGCTTGGTCGTGATCTTCACCGTGTCCTTGGTGATCTCATAGGTGATGGTGCCCCACATGTCCTGGTCGTAATCACCACCGGCGAAGCTGTCTTCCCAAACCGCGTAGAACTTGCCGCTGTTGGTTGTCGCCGTCGTGGTCTGGCTCAGGATCTTGAAATCAACCAGCTGACCCCCGCCGATACCATTTCCCACCTTCAAGCGGTAAGCGGGAATGATGGTGATGAACTGGCTCTTCGAGCCAGGGACCGCGATGCGGATCGTCGGCGTATTCGTCGCCAGCTGCACGCCGAAGGTGTTCACCTTGAGCGATGTGCGGTCGTCGGCCGGCACGATGTCCTCGTTCGTCGACGGATCCTTGCCGAGGTCCATGATCCGGTTGATGTGCGCGCCGTATGCCGCGCCCGCCATCAGGTACCCGCCTTGCAACGCCGGCGACTCGGGGCAGATGCCGTAAGCCGCGCTCAGGCCGGAAATGGTCTTCGCCGAGCACAGCGAATCCTGCGTACCGTTGGTCACGTTACCCACGAACCAGGAATTGCCGTTGATGCCCTCTCCCGTGCCGACCAGGTCGGTCCAGGCTGAGACGCTCCGCCCGGTATTCAGGTCATCGAAGCCCGTTGTCTGGTCGGTATCGTAGCTCAGCGAGCTCGCGTTGAAGTTAATGACGTTCAGCGCAGCACAGAAGTTGGCCTGGGTGACGGGCTTGTTCCACGTCGCGACGGTCAGGCCGATCGTGGCGTCTTCGGTACCGGATTTGAACGCATCGTTCGGCGCTGCCTTGCCGGCCAGGTAACGCAAGGTTTCAATATAGCTTTCCGCCATCGGGTTACCCCACGACGAGCAGTTACCTTCTTTAACGTAGCCTGACGGAGGACTGGCGGCCGAGGAAATGCCGATCTGCTGGTACGTACAACCGTTGGCGCCGGTCGCGCCGTAGTTGTTGCCGTTGTTATAAAGGTACCCGTAGATGCGAAGCGCGTTGACGTTCTTGATGATGCCCTTGATACCGCTATCGGTACGAATGACGCCCGTGGCCGGGTCGATTTCGTTGGAGATAAAGTCGCCCGTGTTCGTACCCGCATCGGGAAGCGCCGCACGCAGCACGCCGCCCGATGCATTCTTGTCGAAGCTCGGCGTCACCAGGCCAAACTTGATCGTGCCCGCCTCACCGTACTTTTGCAGGAGGCCCACCGGTTTGAGTGTCGGCGTCGCGGCCTTGTCGTCCGGATACTTCTTGCAGTTCTCGGCACCAAGGAGGTTGGCGACGCAGACACGCACGCGAGCGTTGAGCTGCGCCCAATCCGTAC
This genomic interval carries:
- a CDS encoding GspH/FimT family pseudopilin, whose product is MSGGRRGAQGFTLVELMVTITVLAILLAIAAPSFVDFVRRNDVSSNTNEFLTTLRMARSTAITRNIFVSVCPSTNATADKPSCSDSKDYSAGYLVYVASAAGKAYEEGNELVRINEGAQKVSIMVTDAAKIITFNPRGASTIGTFSAFLCARHGNETVGESTGRATGRRFDVQASGRAGVVELPAQAGDAASGSCSPGTG
- a CDS encoding DUF4124 domain-containing protein, which translates into the protein MKHLAAIVLLSAVVSSAVSAQSTNVYKWTDSSGVVHYADQPPPNENASHMRLNAKAAVPSSQAATPGQPQPAAGSDAKLASAETAARTRNCENAKANASTVAGSAMVVNSSDPTSARRMDQDELEAARNNAKRDVAAWCDGGAK
- a CDS encoding type IV pilin protein, coding for MERNLRSLKARGFTLLELVIVVLIISILAAVAIPQYRRYVVRSHRVDAQSVLSDLGARQERFYYSNNAYTNDLTKLNAQSTMAGELYSIDIPSASSTGYTVRATAEGAQQKDDTACQTLTLTNLGVRGSTGSTANDPACWNRS
- a CDS encoding pilus assembly protein, with product MNLFRLTRSGLFAGAFAAIVGTLFAGVPEAHATSISPTNQQAGAYAVDPPLGVAGAAPLVMLNLSRDHQLFYKAYNDFTDLDNDQVIDTTYKNSVNYAGYFDNTKCYTYSATDGYFSPSALATGHYCTSAWSGNFLNWVSMTRMDEVRQILYGGYRSTDDASSTGKTILERAHLPMDAHSFAKYYNGSDINQLTTFSPTAVAAYSTSKVGDIFYSGNGTYSENSNNYWLLRTKKFPGALAGQPGDQFRFEGTSTAGTLTLDAPLRYLNYSWQDGNGKWLAGADSSYVTNANKDRAEFRVQAGMFSGSLAASCGTVDSCLKILGGMSSWKVTNLTRQGGISFCNTTPVGTNSPTTSQGDTSAPLIRVAVGDMALWASNESKQCQWRSEASVAQGGFADGLFSNGNRYAFSGLSSAAENPANTGVNGTDWAQLNARVRVCVANLLGAENCKKYPDDKAATPTLKPVGLLQKYGEAGTIKFGLVTPSFDKNASGGVLRAALPDAGTNTGDFISNEIDPATGVIRTDSGIKGIIKNVNALRIYGYLYNNGNNYGATGANGCTYQQIGISSAASPPSGYVKEGNCSSWGNPMAESYIETLRYLAGKAAPNDAFKSGTEDATIGLTVATWNKPVTQANFCAALNVINFNASSLSYDTDQTTGFDDLNTGRSVSAWTDLVGTGEGINGNSWFVGNVTNGTQDSLCSAKTISGLSAAYGICPESPALQGGYLMAGAAYGAHINRIMDLGKDPSTNEDIVPADDRTSLKVNTFGVQLATNTPTIRIAVPGSKSQFITIIPAYRLKVGNGIGGGQLVDFKILSQTTTATTNSGKFYAVWEDSFAGGDYDQDMWGTITYEITKDTVKITTKPVAASTTNGQGFGYVISGTTQDGPHFHSGIYNFQYKDPTSIKVQDTSGNSLLGNGVIDNGGGCNNCQVTDPATVGVYKVGSTNASALSDPLLYAAKWGGFRADPTKPDGTDTPANDADPNDITKWSSAGNGGVPDNYFLVTDPGKLQTSLDALFRKILAKVASGTAAATVATSANGTGVTYQALYEGERTDTSGRRATWIGSLTGLWTDQHGLLREDGNHNGQLDDYNTDPVITYTYQTGGGKTVANRFSSSSNDTFIPSGSTIVELSDLNTLWNVRTQLFDPAMVAGTQRTYTTAETPANGRYVFTWIDSNLNGKVDAGEVVPFAWDSAGKTSFNSNNFRYLNTNTAAEAQNIISWIRGVEVSGMRNRTVDFGTATAQLGRVARLGDIVNSTPLAVGAPSESYDLLYNDSSYAAFRDYYRYRRQMVYVGANDGMIHAFNGGFYNTSCQRFTTQPSGAVCTATNHNVADTVVKAMTAHPLGAEVWAYVPGNELPHLRWLTDPNYSHTYYVDGSPVAFDVKTFTPDDTVHINGWGTVLVVPFRLGGGSITVPTSTDTKDPKPFTAQSSYVVLDVTNPEAQPRVLAELSFPGTWTTSAPAMAVVRDPSDAKDAPNKFFLALGSGPTDITRVGSTQNLKVNVYDMADLTAATPAINPKVFDLGTVNEVGKTSFAGDLIASDFNLDDKAEAFYFGSVFDRGSNNSEFGGHFWKIAINGDPAPANWTASLMLNMSDATLAPAGMPVTVRPTLARNDRGAPMAFFGTGRLFSSTDKATAGQQRIFGLIDTSLLTSGDPQASTKVTLSNLVNVTGLNIFANQSITGTDDNPLIPKGTATFDALQAIFDSSGVAGWYRNLQVNSTNPSERVVSAQTLLGDILLTATYIPGTSICTGLGASYLIGSNYKTGTASPTAPIFGTGSNGRISDSMSLGQGMPAPPSLHAGDNTSDRNGSKTVTACTQTSTGAIVCKDVATLNPVTSGETSWREPLGNK